The nucleotide window GAGATGAACAGGTCAGATTGCGTATAATCCTATAGAAAACGTTTTGTGAGTTTCCAAACTTCGGTCACGATCTCTCTTGAAGTCACGATATGAGGATATCTTAATCGTTACACAGACATCGTAAATATTATGTTATCAAAAGATGCTCCATAAGTTAAATTAACTGTAGCTCAATATTAACAGTGGTGCTCGCTTAGGAAACAAACAGTGGTGCTTGAAtaatgtgaaccagaaacaccggggttgTGTAGCCTCTTCTCGTCCACCAAAAGTGTTTTGGAATATTTTATGTGGCACTTATAGCGGTACTAATTCTCGAACATTAATGTTAAAATACTTTGCTCAACGACACAAATGCCACAACAAGTAATTTATATTCAAACTAACATTCTTTGCTTTGTTCAAATGACTTAACCATCAAAATTAAGTTTTCAATAAGTTAAACCCAAACAAACCCTAAtttttgcctgtttattgtttgtcacgcctattattatttttctaatTTATTTCCATGTGCACCTTTGCGATCTCGCTTTTAAAACTTCAAAGACTATATGGATACGCTGCAAAAGCTGTGTACGAATACGAACCAGTAATTTTGTCAAAAGTCGGTATAGCCACATGTAGCTATTTTTGCTTGCACAAAGCATGGGGAAATGTGCAAAGCAAAGCAACGGTGTTACATATGCTAAGCTCACTTGTGCTATGGCAACTTGTGCTGATATCTGGTTGTGCTCAAAGTGCTGTGTAACCTCCGCTAAATAGAGATTATTTCCATCATCTCATCATCCTCAAGTGTCCAAACATTGCATTATGCAGTAATAATCGCGTGTCTTATCAAACCCCCGAACGTAAACAGATTAGCTCTGAAATTCGATGGCAGCTTTTGTCTCTTTTTTTACCGCCATGAATCCGCAACAGCATTAGGGATGAGGGGTTTTCGACAGTTAAATGGGGTCATGACAATCGCACATTGTGCTCTAATAAGGTACAGCATTATTGTATGGgcgatcaaaagaaaaacttGTACGTTTGCAAAGGACGAGTAAACAGCTTTGGGCATTGGGAACCAGGGCATTACGTAAATAGGGACCCCTTTCAGTTTAGTCATTcggtgtgcccccccccctcccctctcaCTCCCACATACAACGAATTGTGTATAAATCTCGTCTGACATCGccttttttaatcaattttcttCAGTCAATGGTAATTTAAATGTTATTAACCATTATGacacctggggtcgatttcacaaagaggacTAGTTCAAGtagatattacaaacttaaggctaatactcaagataagactattGTCCTAACTATTAATTTGTGAAATCCCCCGCATTTGCACACAAATGGCGGGCGAGTATTTAATGGCGGGATGCTATAAGTTGTATTTATCTCGTTTAGAAGGAAAAAGTTCTCCTAGTTTCGAAATCGGACACGTTTTagagtaggcctatgtttttatttattaaaagcaGAAAAGCAAGTGACCTGTTTTGCGAACGGAGTTATTTGCCTTTCCGGCATAAAAATGGCACTCAAAGCATCTACAGCATTCGAGCAAAACATTCGAGAAAACAACTTGAGAGGAAGTTTTCGACTGCATAGTAAACAGAGAAATTCAAAAAGCTGCTGTTCTGGAATCAGAATAAAAGAAAGTCGGAAATGGACTTTTTACACAAAACGGTAAAAAGAAAGATCCCACGTTTAATATGATATTCTGCTATTCTGATAGTAGACAATCACAAATACATTGTCATTTTTGTTCGTCTTCAGCTATCATGCTACCACCAGCCATTGCTGCAACTTGAGATTTTTTAACACACTGTGATCACACTGTGAATACCCTTCACTCAATCCTAAAGGGCTTTTAGCACCTCGATTTGAGGGTTACAAGGCATAGGAGGGCCTACGCATTCGCACTTCAATTTTTGCATTTCCCAGACACGTCTGTCAGACTAGTGACTTTAATGGTTTGTTATCACTTCAAAACtcaaaatacacattttcaggaCATGGATTTGATCTCTACTGtgtaggttaaaggcagtggacactattggtagtaactcaaaataattaatagcacatcaaaacgtacttggtaatgagtaggcctaatagggagctgttgaaagtatcaaacattgtgagaaacggctccctctaaaggaacgtagttttcgagagagaagtaattttccaggaatttgatttcgagacctcagaattagattttgaggccttgaaatcaatcatctgaaagcacacaacttatctcgcaacttagatgaccgattgagctcaaatgttcacaggtttgttattttatgcatatgttgagatacagcaagtgagaagactggtctttgacaactaccaatagtgtccagtgtcttattTAGATCAATCTTATCATCATCAATAAAGTAATTTTCAGTTGAACTTTTTTAACGGGCTATCCAGTCTTTAAACTTATCTTATCTTCTACCAAACAGGACAGTATTAAAGAAGCCCAACGTCTGATTCACAAGGAGATCAAGTCGATCCGCCGGGAATTGAAGCAGATCCTGCGGCAATATGACGCCTCTCAGCTCGTCCAACAACCTCTCCACAACGATCACCAGGCTGACATATCAGACTCAGGGGTAGGTACGCCCAGCTACGTCAATGAGTACAACAGGGCCAGTGAAGTTACCTCCTCACATGGAGACAGTGAATCCGGCTACCAGGCTTCCGTTGAGTGTGATAGCGACATGGTAACTAGACAAAGTCTTGATGGGAGATACAGGCCGCAGTCAGCGGGGATGCATGAGAAAGGTTCACGGTCTGGTAGTGTGAGCTCTGAGCGCTCTGGGAGAACTACTCCAAATGCTACTCGGACTCTCTATGAGGTAGCTCCACAGCTTGTCAACAGTGAAACGCATCATGACATTACTGACCACACGAGTGGATTAAACTCAACCTACGAAGATGCCTACATCATGATGAGGCGAAGACATCGACATGTGGACTCGCCAAAGAAGAACGGATCTTCGAGGGAAACTGGTGGCAGGTGGAGATCAACCCAAAAGCCCAGAGAGAGAATATACTCTATCCCTGAATCTGATCCAACTCGTCCAGTGCTCCGGGAAGACCCTAGAAACGGTCAGACACCGGTTCAGAGTTCAGAGGACGAGTTGGGCGAGTATCCAGCATTGCAAGCAAACACTTACACCAACTGTAATGCAAGTGAGACACAACATAGAGACCGATCTCAGTCAGTTGGCCAAATTAAACTGAACAGCGACAAACTTTCACCACTGACTTTGGATGAGAACTACCCGTGGCCCAACAGGCCACATTCTGCCACAACCCAATCAACTAGTTCTCATAAGAGAACAGGAAGGACTGGAGCACAGTATGAAAGACCGACATCTGCAGCAAGCAGCGACTCTGATCAACCTCCACACCTTTCAGACTCAAGTAGGTTTCCGATACTAAGCTCAGAGAAGGCGTCAAGGGCCTCACCCACATTCTCAGACAGTAGCTACGACCTGCAGGTGGGTATGGACACCCACGGCTTCACCCCACGGGGACATTCTTCTCCAGGGCTTGTCCAATGGAGAGATTACCTGCACAAAGACAGAAACCTACAACCTAGTAACGACACACCTCGGCATAACAGAGACTCTATGGAGGGTTACTGGGGAGAGGGTACCTCCCAGTCATCTTCATCTCACTCCATGTATCAGAGTCATGATATGGGACAGGGAGCCTACACAGATATGCCCTCTGGTCAGACCCACAGCCCTTGTCTGAAGTATGACCGCACAAGGACTAAGTTTGTCAGAGGAACCCAGCCAGTGATGAAAGTACCTGAACTCATGTCTGGTGTTCTTTAGAACAGGATTGTATTTTACAGTCGACATAAATAGAACATTTCTCAAGTATTTTTGAAGAAGTATCCACAGTGTGTTGGTAACGCTGATTCCAAGCGATGACTTTATATTACTACCCCTTATGGTTAATGATTACCTACTAGCGATTGGGACCGACCCTATAAATGGTATAAATTTACATGTTACTCTCGTacatatggtgttactgcaaaagATGGTACTGCATAAGAACTGACACAATGTATACATTTTTAGAAGGAGTTCATCTCTCTGTTTGTGAAGTCAATACGTGACATTTGCTTCGTTCAAGGGACACCGACATATTGTCATGTTGTAGAAGACTGCTGCTATTGTGATTATCAACAGCATGTCCTACACTGCATTTGACATATTTTTCAGGAAccatcatcttaaaggcagtgggcactacatgtattggtaattactcaaaataattattagcataaaaccttacttgattattcaaaatcaagcatctgaaagcacacaactgcgtgttttttctttcattattatctcgcaacttcaacgaccgattgagctcaaattttcacagctttgttatattatgcatatgttgagatacaccaactgtgaagagtagtctttgagttattaccaatagtgtccactgtctttaacacaaatcattttaatgcccaagtgagaatactggtttttgacaattaccacagaCGTCCTGTGGTGGGTGAAATTGCAATAATAAAGATCACATATTTGAGAACAtagtatgtttttgttttcctaaagaAAGTTTTCtttaatatataaaaaggtCTACAGTCATAATGTAATCACAAACTACACTTGATTAACACAAAGTATACATgctttaaaacttaaaaaaattactcatgttCCGTCAAGCTTTGAACAAGAACAGATTAGCGAAAGTATTCAGAATTAATTGACATGTATTTCCAAAATAAAACGTTTCTTCCTAACAAAATCTTGCTTCTATTTTGGCATTGGAAATCAAAATTGTAACCTGGTTACGTTAAccatacacaaacaaaacatgagaAATAATCAGataattgaatgtttttaaagaattaAACATGATCTTCCAGACCTTTATCCCTTGACACAACTGGTCTTGTGCGTGGTATTGATGAAATGGGTGAAAAATCTATGTGTTTTAGTATAAATTGACATTTACCTCACTGGATGCCCTTTACTGATGAAAAGTCTACACTCCCCTCTTGCATGTCAAGCAATTGAGACTATTGTctcaaccacaaccacaaccatgGACAAATAAAATTGTGTCAGCCAAGTCTATGGGTACACATTGTTTGAAATGAGTCTCTTAATTTGGGCCTAATTGGGCCTGCCTtctcaaaaatattataaagaattttttttatacagcaaCAATGATAACATTTGATACACAACTGCATGGGTTTAAGTTCAAAAAAACGTCCACAAGATCGAGTTACTTAGAAGTTTTACTTGACCGAATAACTTCTTTCTTATCAATATTTGCTGAACTTACAAAAGAAGGTTAAGACTTCACTTAGTGTCAGTAAATCTTTAAAAGTGTAAGTTTGGAACAATATTAGATTGCAGGACTTTTTGGGTTATAGGGTCACTGCCCCTCAAGTAGAATAGTGGGTTTATTGAATCTTCAACTGCAATTTACAATATGCAAGGTAAGGCTTGTTTGGTTGTGGTACTGAATTCCAACGAGAACACACAGCTCGACTGATtcagactacatgtacatgtagtagttggAACTGAATCACTTATACTCTTAGTTTGAAATGGACAATCACGTGGTGAAGGCATGTTGAGAGTAAACGGCCAATGGGAGCCTTGCTgacactagagggcagcagacaggttatttcattttgttttatgaggTGTGCTTGGACCCACCTCCTGTGTGCAGTTTACAATAAAAGCCAGAGTGAGAAATGAATAACAGTTCAATTAACCTGTAAGCACACCACTGGAAATGAAGTAGAAACTCTAGTAGAAGCGTCTCACCCACTCAGCTCGCTACTTTATTCACCCCTAACCAACCGGGTTGGTCCAACCCCCTTCACCAACAGTTGCTATACTTCTGGGCCTTCACTTCCAGGGATTAACTGTGAGCGAAAAATCAAAGAACAATGAATACGGGATGActaatcgagttcaaattttcacagatttgtttattttatgcatatgttgggatacaccaagttaaaggaacacgttgccttggatcagacgagttggtctataaaaagcgtttgtaaccgttttttatataaaatgcatatggttggaaagatgttttaaaagtagattacaaggatcaacacaaatttgcctcgaaattaagtggttttccttttactgtggaACTAACATGGTCAGTCATTTATGAGagtcccattaatggccgaccgtgttagtcgacgaggtaaaaggaaaaccgtgcaatttcgaggcatgtttgtgtggatctttgtattctactttaaaaacatctttctacccatatgcattttataacaaacgcttttcaaagaccaactcgactgatccaaggcattgtgtttCTATTCATTtttggtcattgacaattaccaaaggtgtccaaattgcctttaaagccactCAAAGCAGGAGCAGTTTGTTATTGCACTCACCATGGTGATGTTATTTCCATTCAGAAGAATCTGGTCTAGTTTGGTTACTCTCCTCCCCTCAGCTGTCAACTCACTGAAATGGAAATATTCTATACAAGTTtacatcagaataatcttgatatgtacaccatgtacatatattgttttgtttacactgtCTCTGCTGGCCTTGAACATCCGTttagattgatttggcgcattacaaatacccATTACCGTTTTTTTATTTAgcattatattaattttggttttttacccatacaccgatgtgtgttagcacttcaTACTCAGTTCTTcgccgagtcctgtgaaaaaaatatcacaggcatgttactcgggaggggttcaaacccacgacccttgcatatagagcagtgtcttaccaactaggccaccgaggttgcccagcagctagaggcagttcgaatcctatgttttggcagcgggtaccgctgttatattattattatattatgctCATGCTTCTCTTCAGTGGTTAaaatggggtgtcgtggccgaacgggcaccaaactcaagctaaATGGTACCTGTGAAATCAGAGacggttcttgtggttggtttagcttagtgcgctacatatttggcggcacaggctgtatactccccagggagctgagatggtttaaggaatgaaatggcccagtgatcagggtaataatgttggaagcgctttgagacatggtgtataaagtgctatataaaaactgaatacatgttcatgtgttattgttattataaaaggCACACCATTCCCTTTTGTAAAGACATGTATGTGAAGACATTATATattaaatacagtggacactattggtaattgtccaagactagtcttcacagttggtgtatctcaacatatgcataaaatacaaacctatgaaaatttgagctcagttggtcaaccaatttgcgagataatgatgaaagaaaaaacacccttgtcacacgaagttgtgtgctttcagatgcttgacttcgagacctcaaattataaatgtgaggtttcgaaatcaaactcgtggaaaataacttctttcttgaaagctatggcacttcagagggagccgtttctcacaatgttttataccatcaacctctccccattactcatcaccaagaaaggttataagctaataattattattttgagtaattaccaatagtgtctctgcctttaaacaataagGAAATGAAATAGCATACTTACAATTCAACAACATCTTCCAAGACCATGTCTGGGAAACTTCAGTTAAAGAATTTTGTGGGATAAAATTATCAGCAAACGAAGACAACTTTACACTGCCTATAAGTTACATTTCAAAATTAGTTTTATGCACCACCTGAGACTAAAGaagttttcaaacaaaatattttttctctcaaattACTGAGAGAGATTTGCTATAACACCATGTGAGTGAATATCTTTGTCTTTGTGAACCTACACTACTCAGACTAAGATAttcacacacatggtgttacagcgaACTTCTCT belongs to Asterias rubens chromosome 6, eAstRub1.3, whole genome shotgun sequence and includes:
- the LOC117291144 gene encoding uncharacterized protein LOC117291144 — its product is MAWSGECSEYEEGDNGDETSSDLDEIPDDELIIVLRDEQDSIKEAQRLIHKEIKSIRRELKQILRQYDASQLVQQPLHNDHQADISDSGVGTPSYVNEYNRASEVTSSHGDSESGYQASVECDSDMVTRQSLDGRYRPQSAGMHEKGSRSGSVSSERSGRTTPNATRTLYEVAPQLVNSETHHDITDHTSGLNSTYEDAYIMMRRRHRHVDSPKKNGSSRETGGRWRSTQKPRERIYSIPESDPTRPVLREDPRNGQTPVQSSEDELGEYPALQANTYTNCNASETQHRDRSQSVGQIKLNSDKLSPLTLDENYPWPNRPHSATTQSTSSHKRTGRTGAQYERPTSAASSDSDQPPHLSDSSRFPILSSEKASRASPTFSDSSYDLQVGMDTHGFTPRGHSSPGLVQWRDYLHKDRNLQPSNDTPRHNRDSMEGYWGEGTSQSSSSHSMYQSHDMGQGAYTDMPSGQTHSPCLKYDRTRTKFVRGTQPVMKVPELMSGVL